One segment of Vibrio gazogenes DNA contains the following:
- the mutH gene encoding DNA mismatch repair endonuclease MutH has translation MRPEPKTERELLDRAWEIAGLSFAELAAIARMKVPMDLKKDKGWVGQLLEWHLGATAGSKPQQDFEKLGIELKSIPISYVGKPLETTFVSVAPLTGVHGLTWENSHVRNKLSRVLWIPVEGERDIPLSDRKVGAPLLWSPSPEQEAQLKNDWEELMEFIVLGQIEQVTARHGEILQLRPKAANSRVKTEAYGYNGKIIRTRPRGFYLRTQFTAQILAHHFI, from the coding sequence ATGAGACCAGAACCAAAAACAGAGCGTGAATTACTTGACAGAGCTTGGGAGATAGCCGGACTCAGTTTTGCAGAACTTGCAGCCATTGCCCGGATGAAAGTCCCGATGGATCTGAAAAAAGATAAAGGCTGGGTCGGGCAACTTCTCGAATGGCATTTGGGGGCAACAGCAGGAAGCAAACCGCAACAAGATTTTGAAAAACTGGGAATTGAACTGAAAAGTATTCCCATCAGCTATGTTGGCAAGCCACTCGAAACCACATTTGTCTCCGTGGCACCACTCACAGGTGTCCATGGTTTGACATGGGAAAACAGCCATGTCAGAAACAAATTGTCACGAGTCCTCTGGATTCCCGTTGAAGGAGAACGCGATATTCCGCTCTCTGACAGAAAAGTCGGTGCACCACTGTTATGGAGTCCCTCACCTGAACAAGAAGCACAACTCAAAAATGACTGGGAAGAACTCATGGAGTTCATTGTGCTAGGGCAGATCGAACAAGTCACAGCCAGACATGGAGAAATCCTTCAATTACGCCCGAAAGCAGCCAATAGTCGAGTCAAAACGGAAGCTTACGGTTATAACGGAAAAATAATCCGTACACGTCCCCGAGGGTTTTATCTACGGACGCAATTTACCGCGCAGATCCTCGCTCATCACTTCATATAG
- the rppH gene encoding RNA pyrophosphohydrolase, whose product MIDGDGYRLNVGIVICNNHGQVFWAKRYGQHSWQFPQGGIDHGETPEQAMFRELYEEVGLTKTDVKVIGSSRHWLKYKLPKRLVRWDSQPVCIGQKQKWFLLRLESHESKINMQRGVTPEFDGWRWVSYWYPVRQVVSFKRDVYRRAMKEFASIAMPFKARKVKGKRKGKRG is encoded by the coding sequence GTGATAGATGGCGATGGTTATCGACTGAATGTCGGAATTGTAATCTGCAACAACCATGGTCAGGTATTCTGGGCGAAACGATACGGACAACACTCTTGGCAATTCCCTCAGGGCGGAATTGATCATGGTGAAACTCCGGAACAAGCGATGTTCCGAGAGTTATACGAAGAGGTTGGTTTAACAAAAACGGATGTGAAGGTCATTGGTTCTAGTCGTCATTGGTTAAAGTACAAACTTCCCAAACGATTGGTACGCTGGGATTCTCAACCTGTCTGTATTGGACAAAAACAGAAATGGTTTCTTCTGCGTTTAGAGAGTCATGAGTCTAAAATTAACATGCAGCGTGGAGTAACCCCTGAATTTGATGGTTGGCGTTGGGTGAGTTATTGGTATCCGGTAAGGCAGGTTGTTTCCTTTAAACGTGATGTTTATCGGCGGGCAATGAAAGAGTTTGCTTCTATTGCGATGCCATTTAAAGCACGGAAAGTAAAAGGTAAACGGAAAGGGAAAAGAGGATAA
- the ptsP gene encoding phosphoenolpyruvate--protein phosphotransferase — translation MLSQLRDIMEQVSKVEDVHQAFDILVQQTCEAMNTECCTIYLANEEKLRLELIATQGLKFKGNKIHIGFDEGLVGLVKRSAEPINLAEASKHPDFKYFRQLGEEVYQSFLGAPIIYRKQVLGVLVVQQRSPRQFSEIEESFMVTLSAQLAVLVAHAQSQGLWSLAKQQPVVRGIGVSPGVAIGEFWWDNSQPELENVLPASTLDVKKEQEWLSRAVEKALSDFRRMRKKLDGDIHKETLAIFDLFTHLLNDPMLRKDLKEQILKGDRADWALRQVVEAYVERFSQMSDVYLRERAQDVRELGQRMLYFLYNSEQDELTLEKPIILVVRELTASILASIPKDKLLAVVSLEGAANSHAAILSRALGIPAIMGVSLNFKEINNQLAIVDGYSGFIHISPDSEVLAEYQELMEEEGELSEMVNQSLAEKAITSDGYPVNILLNAGLNTENNTAVNQGVDGVGLYRTEISFLLQNRFPSEEEQIQIYRQVLCSHPDKMVVMRTLDVGGDKPLPYLPIEEDNPFLGWRGIRFTLDHPDIFLIQLRAMLKASIETSNLGILLPMISGMKELDDALAFIEQAFMEVSAVDERVKMPAIGIMLEVPSMIYLLPQMADRVDFISVGTNDLTQYLLAVDRNNARVADVYESMHPSVLMALKHISDVCHQHQINVCVCGELAGDPIGALLLIGMGYQTLSMNTANVAKVKYLIRHSEVKTLKKLASQALMQTYGHDIYSMMRTYFEEFGFAGFIRAGKH, via the coding sequence ATGCTCTCTCAGCTTCGGGACATTATGGAACAGGTTTCAAAAGTTGAAGATGTTCATCAGGCCTTCGATATTCTGGTGCAACAAACCTGTGAAGCGATGAATACTGAATGCTGCACGATTTATCTCGCCAATGAAGAAAAATTACGCCTTGAATTGATAGCGACGCAAGGGTTGAAATTTAAAGGCAATAAAATACATATCGGCTTTGACGAGGGGTTGGTCGGATTAGTTAAACGTTCTGCTGAACCGATCAATCTGGCCGAAGCCTCTAAACATCCTGACTTCAAATACTTCAGACAGCTTGGCGAAGAGGTGTACCAAAGCTTTTTAGGTGCCCCTATTATTTACCGCAAACAAGTGCTGGGTGTTTTGGTTGTCCAGCAACGTTCTCCTCGCCAATTTAGTGAAATCGAAGAATCCTTTATGGTGACGCTTTCAGCCCAGTTGGCTGTTTTGGTTGCACATGCGCAGTCTCAAGGGCTCTGGTCTCTGGCGAAACAACAACCGGTCGTGCGTGGTATTGGGGTTTCTCCGGGAGTCGCCATTGGTGAGTTCTGGTGGGATAACTCTCAACCGGAGCTAGAGAATGTTTTGCCAGCGTCGACGCTTGACGTCAAGAAAGAACAGGAATGGTTATCCAGAGCGGTTGAAAAGGCTCTGAGCGATTTTCGGCGAATGCGTAAGAAATTGGATGGTGACATTCACAAAGAAACGCTGGCTATTTTTGATCTGTTTACCCATTTACTCAATGATCCGATGTTACGTAAAGATCTGAAAGAGCAGATTCTCAAAGGTGATCGAGCTGACTGGGCTTTACGTCAGGTGGTTGAAGCATATGTCGAACGTTTTTCCCAAATGTCGGATGTTTACCTGCGAGAAAGAGCTCAAGATGTCCGGGAGCTCGGGCAGCGGATGTTGTACTTTTTGTACAACAGTGAACAGGACGAGTTGACGCTGGAAAAGCCGATCATTCTTGTCGTCAGAGAATTAACCGCCTCAATTCTGGCCAGTATTCCAAAAGATAAACTCTTGGCTGTTGTCTCACTCGAAGGTGCTGCTAACTCCCATGCCGCGATTCTATCCCGAGCCTTGGGAATTCCTGCCATTATGGGTGTTTCTTTAAATTTTAAAGAGATTAATAATCAATTAGCGATTGTCGATGGTTACAGTGGCTTCATTCATATTTCACCGGATTCCGAAGTTCTGGCCGAATACCAAGAGCTGATGGAAGAAGAAGGTGAATTGTCTGAAATGGTCAATCAAAGCCTTGCCGAGAAAGCGATTACGAGCGATGGATATCCGGTCAATATTTTGTTGAATGCAGGGTTGAATACCGAAAACAATACCGCAGTGAATCAAGGGGTAGATGGTGTCGGTTTGTACCGGACTGAAATCTCGTTCTTATTACAGAATCGTTTTCCTTCCGAAGAAGAGCAGATTCAAATTTATCGTCAGGTACTATGCTCGCATCCCGACAAGATGGTTGTGATGAGAACATTAGATGTCGGTGGTGATAAACCTTTACCTTATTTGCCAATTGAAGAAGATAATCCATTTTTAGGGTGGCGTGGTATCCGTTTCACACTCGATCATCCGGATATTTTTCTGATTCAACTTCGGGCGATGCTCAAAGCCAGCATCGAGACGAGTAATCTGGGTATTCTGTTACCGATGATTTCCGGCATGAAAGAACTCGATGATGCACTTGCTTTTATTGAACAGGCATTTATGGAAGTTTCGGCAGTGGATGAACGGGTGAAAATGCCTGCAATCGGGATTATGCTCGAAGTGCCATCGATGATTTACCTTTTACCTCAGATGGCTGACCGAGTTGACTTTATCTCAGTGGGAACAAACGATCTGACGCAATATTTATTAGCGGTTGATCGGAACAATGCCCGGGTTGCTGATGTCTATGAATCCATGCATCCGTCAGTCTTGATGGCGTTAAAACATATCTCTGATGTGTGCCATCAGCATCAGATTAATGTCTGTGTGTGTGGCGAGCTTGCCGGTGATCCGATCGGGGCGTTGCTTTTAATCGGTATGGGGTATCAGACATTGAGTATGAACACCGCGAATGTTGCGAAAGTGAAGTACCTCATTCGTCATTCAGAAGTCAAAACGCTGAAAAAACTTGCATCGCAAGCGCTGATGCAAACTTATGGTCATGATATTTATAGTATGATGCGGACTTATTTTGAAGAGTTCGGTTTTGCTGGCTTTATCCGCGCTGGCAAACATTAA
- a CDS encoding sulfite exporter TauE/SafE family protein, translating to MTITFVLLLIVLGAFVGVMAGLLGIGGGLIVVPALLFLFPHIGIAPDIAMQVALATSLSCIILTSGSSALNHLRYGNIDLLAVKWLTPGIVAGGLIGATLADEMPSEYLPKVFGVIVFFLATQMFLSIRQQVTKPMPGQGAMLLSGSLIGMIASLAGIGGGALSVPYLNKHGVEMRKAVGTSSLCSCVIALSGMVGFIWHGFSVKSLPEFSLGYVYLPALLFISCASIFTTKVGAKLATELPTSVLKKVFSVFLMFISVYMLLR from the coding sequence GTGACCATCACTTTTGTCTTGTTGTTGATTGTGTTAGGTGCTTTTGTCGGCGTTATGGCTGGGCTATTGGGCATTGGTGGTGGCTTAATTGTTGTTCCGGCTCTGTTATTTTTATTTCCCCATATCGGTATCGCACCTGATATCGCGATGCAAGTGGCTTTGGCAACCTCTCTCTCCTGTATTATTCTGACCTCCGGCTCTTCTGCCTTGAATCATTTACGCTATGGCAATATTGATTTATTAGCCGTGAAATGGCTGACGCCTGGAATTGTTGCCGGTGGATTGATTGGCGCGACGCTTGCTGACGAGATGCCGAGCGAATATCTGCCCAAAGTATTTGGGGTGATTGTTTTTTTTCTGGCAACACAAATGTTTCTCTCGATTCGTCAGCAGGTTACGAAACCGATGCCCGGGCAAGGTGCAATGTTATTGAGTGGGAGCTTAATTGGTATGATTGCCAGTTTGGCTGGTATCGGCGGCGGGGCGTTATCGGTGCCTTATCTCAACAAACATGGCGTAGAAATGCGTAAGGCGGTTGGTACATCATCACTTTGTAGCTGTGTGATTGCATTGTCTGGGATGGTGGGATTTATCTGGCACGGTTTTTCAGTGAAAAGCCTGCCTGAATTTAGTCTCGGATATGTTTATTTACCTGCTTTGTTGTTTATTTCCTGTGCGTCGATATTTACGACCAAAGTGGGAGCCAAGTTAGCGACTGAGTTACCGACATCAGTGTTGAAAAAGGTGTTTTCTGTTTTTCTAATGTTTATATCTGTTTATATGTTGCTGCGCTGA
- the lgt gene encoding prolipoprotein diacylglyceryl transferase, with the protein MSQEFLQFPNIDPVLVSIGPLSIRWYGVMYLLGFLFATWLANRRADKKGSGWTREQVSDLLFAGFVGVVIGGRIGYVLFYGFEYFLADPLYLFKVWTGGMSFHGGLLGVITAMLWYARRNHRQFFAVADFVAPLVPFGLALGRLGNFMNGELWGRVTHVPWGMVFPGAGPLPRHPSQLYEFFLEGVLLFIVLNLFIRKPRPAGSVAGLFLIGYGACRTFVEYFREPDAQLGLFAGFISMGQILSLPMILAGALLMGWAYRRHSGVSAQ; encoded by the coding sequence ATGTCTCAGGAATTCCTGCAGTTTCCGAATATTGATCCCGTCTTAGTCTCCATCGGGCCGCTTTCGATCCGTTGGTATGGTGTTATGTATCTGCTAGGGTTCCTTTTTGCAACTTGGCTTGCAAACCGAAGAGCGGATAAAAAAGGCAGCGGGTGGACGAGAGAACAGGTTTCTGACCTTTTGTTTGCCGGATTTGTAGGCGTCGTCATTGGTGGGCGCATCGGGTATGTTCTGTTTTATGGGTTTGAGTATTTTCTGGCCGATCCGTTATATCTGTTTAAGGTCTGGACCGGAGGGATGTCTTTCCATGGTGGTTTACTTGGTGTGATTACGGCAATGCTTTGGTATGCAAGGCGCAATCATCGCCAGTTTTTTGCCGTTGCTGACTTCGTTGCGCCACTGGTTCCATTCGGACTCGCGTTGGGGCGTTTAGGGAATTTTATGAATGGGGAGTTGTGGGGAAGAGTGACACATGTACCTTGGGGAATGGTCTTTCCTGGTGCGGGACCGTTGCCGCGTCATCCTTCTCAGTTGTACGAGTTCTTTTTGGAAGGTGTCCTCTTGTTTATCGTCCTTAACCTCTTTATTCGCAAACCTCGTCCAGCGGGCTCGGTTGCCGGACTGTTTCTCATCGGTTACGGTGCTTGCCGTACGTTTGTTGAGTATTTCAGAGAGCCGGATGCACAATTGGGTTTGTTTGCCGGGTTTATTTCGATGGGACAAATTCTTTCTTTACCAATGATTTTAGCTGGAGCACTGTTGATGGGTTGGGCTTATCGTCGTCATTCAGGTGTATCAGCACAATAA
- a CDS encoding thymidylate synthase: MKQYIALLEDILKNGDVKGDRTGTGTLSVFGRQIRHNLQEGFPLITTKKLHFKSIANELIWFLSGDTNTTWLKANGVSIWDEWATEDGDLGPIYGKQWTAWPTQSGESINQIDYVVDALKNNPNSRRILFHGWNVEYLPDESMTPRDNAHQGKMALPPCHLLYQFYVSNGKLSAQLYIRSSDSFLGLPYNIASLALLTHMLAQQCNLTPHEIVVSFGDLHAYSNHMEQIKTQLTREPRQLPELRISRHPESIYDYRFEDFEIVGYDPYPSIKAPVAI; encoded by the coding sequence ATGAAGCAGTACATTGCATTATTGGAAGATATTCTGAAGAACGGTGATGTCAAAGGTGATCGTACAGGTACCGGGACACTTTCGGTGTTTGGCCGTCAAATTCGTCACAACCTCCAAGAGGGTTTTCCTCTCATTACAACCAAGAAGCTCCACTTCAAAAGTATCGCAAACGAACTGATCTGGTTCCTGAGTGGAGACACCAATACCACTTGGCTCAAAGCGAATGGCGTTTCGATTTGGGATGAATGGGCGACGGAAGATGGTGACTTGGGCCCGATTTATGGCAAGCAGTGGACAGCATGGCCAACGCAATCAGGTGAGAGTATCAATCAAATCGATTATGTCGTGGATGCTTTAAAAAATAATCCCAACAGTCGCCGTATTCTATTCCATGGCTGGAATGTTGAGTATCTACCTGACGAGTCCATGACCCCGCGAGATAATGCACATCAGGGGAAAATGGCACTCCCCCCCTGTCATCTGCTGTATCAGTTTTATGTCTCAAACGGCAAGCTCTCTGCACAATTATACATTCGTAGTTCAGATAGCTTCCTCGGGTTACCTTATAACATTGCCTCATTGGCGCTGCTCACCCATATGCTCGCCCAACAATGCAATCTGACACCTCATGAAATTGTGGTCAGTTTTGGTGATTTACACGCGTATTCGAACCATATGGAACAAATTAAGACACAGCTCACCCGAGAACCACGACAGTTACCGGAATTACGTATTTCACGCCATCCCGAATCGATTTATGACTATCGTTTTGAAGATTTCGAAATCGTTGGCTATGACCCGTATCCATCGATAAAAGCGCCCGTCGCAATATAA
- the nhaR gene encoding transcriptional activator NhaR, which translates to MSHLNYNHLYYFWMVCKQGSVTKAAQALFLTPQTVTGQIKALEARMDGQLMKRAGRRVEPTELGQLVYKYADRMYGLSYEMLDIVNYSQRANLLLDVGVADAISKQIVSKILSCAVPEDEHIHLRCFESTHELLLEQLSQHKLDMILSDCPVDSARSPGLFSKKLGENQMCFFSYTMPQKCSLIECLSGGKILIPGSRTAMGRSVMHWFDSQGIQPNIMGEFDDVALMKAFAREHREVIFLAPSLYTEGMNGDFPIHLIDRIDNLKEEYFVIFAERMIQHPAVKRICSEDFSYLSV; encoded by the coding sequence ATGTCTCATTTGAATTACAATCACTTATATTATTTTTGGATGGTTTGTAAACAGGGATCGGTCACGAAAGCCGCTCAAGCTTTATTCCTGACACCGCAAACAGTGACCGGGCAAATTAAAGCGCTTGAAGCACGTATGGATGGTCAGTTGATGAAACGCGCAGGGCGACGTGTCGAACCGACAGAGCTGGGACAATTGGTTTATAAATATGCTGATCGCATGTATGGCTTGAGCTATGAGATGCTCGATATCGTCAACTATAGTCAGCGGGCAAATTTATTACTGGATGTGGGGGTTGCTGATGCCATTTCCAAACAGATCGTCAGTAAGATTTTGTCGTGTGCCGTCCCTGAAGATGAACATATTCATTTACGCTGTTTTGAATCGACACATGAGCTGCTGCTTGAGCAACTTTCTCAGCATAAATTGGATATGATTCTGTCTGATTGCCCGGTTGATTCTGCTCGCAGTCCCGGTTTGTTTAGTAAAAAGCTGGGAGAAAATCAAATGTGCTTTTTCTCATATACGATGCCTCAAAAGTGTTCACTCATTGAATGCTTGTCTGGTGGAAAAATACTGATTCCGGGGAGTCGGACCGCAATGGGAAGAAGTGTGATGCACTGGTTTGATAGCCAGGGCATTCAACCCAATATTATGGGGGAGTTTGATGATGTCGCGCTGATGAAAGCCTTTGCCAGAGAACATCGAGAAGTTATTTTCTTAGCACCATCTCTCTATACCGAAGGGATGAATGGTGATTTCCCGATACATTTGATCGATAGAATCGATAACTTAAAGGAAGAATATTTCGTTATCTTTGCCGAGCGGATGATCCAACATCCGGCCGTGAAACGTATATGTAGTGAGGATTTTAGTTATTTATCAGTATAA
- a CDS encoding ArsR/SmtB family transcription factor, whose translation MNLQEMEQKSANAVVLLKVMANERRLQILCLLLAQEFSVGELSEKLELSQSALSQHLALLRREQLVATRKEAQTVYYSLSSHEVKEMIELLYRLYCA comes from the coding sequence GTGAATCTTCAGGAGATGGAACAAAAATCAGCCAACGCCGTTGTATTGCTCAAAGTAATGGCGAATGAGAGACGCCTTCAGATATTATGTTTACTGTTAGCGCAGGAGTTTTCAGTAGGTGAGTTGAGTGAGAAACTTGAGTTGAGTCAGTCTGCATTATCGCAACATTTGGCGTTACTCCGTCGGGAGCAATTGGTTGCGACGCGGAAAGAAGCGCAGACGGTTTACTATTCGCTCAGTAGTCATGAAGTGAAAGAAATGATTGAATTGCTGTATCGGCTTTATTGTGCGTAA
- the rpsT gene encoding 30S ribosomal protein S20 translates to MANSKSAKKRAIQAEKNRQHNASRRSMMRTYMKKTVAAIKAGDKEAATAALTEATPILDRMATKGLIHKNKAARHKARFVAAIKAL, encoded by the coding sequence TTGGCAAATAGTAAATCTGCTAAGAAGCGCGCTATTCAGGCGGAAAAAAATCGTCAACACAACGCGAGCCGCCGCTCAATGATGCGCACTTATATGAAAAAGACTGTCGCTGCTATCAAAGCTGGCGACAAAGAAGCTGCAACTGCTGCACTAACTGAAGCAACACCAATTCTTGATCGTATGGCAACAAAAGGCCTGATCCACAAGAATAAAGCAGCTCGTCATAAAGCTCGTTTTGTTGCTGCAATCAAAGCGCTGTAA
- the murJ gene encoding murein biosynthesis integral membrane protein MurJ, protein MTLLSRVLGLFRDIVVANLMGAGASADVFFFANKIPNFLRRLFAEGAFSQAFVPVLTEYHAQGDMDKTRLLIARASGTLGVLVSIVTLLGVLGSSVVTAVFGAGWFLDWLHGGPSAAKFELASLLLKITFPYLWFITFVALSGAILNTLGKFAVSSFTPVFLNVMIIGSALLISPRLAQPEIGLACGVFLGGLVQFLFQLPFLIKAGVFVWPKWGWNDPGVRKIRTLMIPALFGVSVSQINLLFDTFIASFLQTGSISWLYYSDRLLEFPLGLFGIAIATVILPALSRKHVDAEPIGFANTMDWGVRMVCLLGIPATLGLIVLAQPMIMVLFMRGEFTLVDVQQAALSLQAYASGLLCFMLIKVLAPGYYSRQDTKTPVKYGIVAMVTNMFFNAVFAWFFGYVGLAMATALSAFVNMALLYRGLHLAAVYRMQRSTILFVVRIFVASLIMSVCLALGADHLAAWAEWGTLKRALMLAGLIVSGACIYGGVSFISGIRLKDIRVTQ, encoded by the coding sequence ATGACACTGCTATCGCGCGTTTTAGGATTATTTCGAGATATAGTGGTTGCGAATCTTATGGGGGCCGGTGCGAGCGCCGATGTGTTTTTCTTTGCCAATAAGATCCCCAATTTTTTACGTCGTTTATTTGCTGAAGGCGCTTTTTCACAGGCTTTTGTTCCCGTACTGACCGAATATCACGCTCAGGGGGATATGGACAAAACACGCCTGTTAATTGCCCGGGCTTCGGGGACGTTGGGTGTTCTCGTTTCGATCGTCACGTTGTTGGGGGTTCTTGGGTCTAGTGTTGTGACGGCTGTTTTCGGGGCAGGTTGGTTCCTCGATTGGTTACATGGCGGACCGTCAGCCGCAAAGTTTGAGCTGGCTAGCTTACTCCTCAAAATTACATTTCCTTATTTATGGTTTATCACCTTTGTTGCGCTGTCCGGTGCGATTTTAAATACGTTGGGTAAATTTGCGGTTTCTTCATTCACGCCGGTATTTCTGAACGTGATGATTATTGGTTCAGCACTGTTGATTTCCCCTCGACTGGCACAACCAGAGATTGGTTTAGCTTGTGGCGTATTTCTCGGTGGACTGGTTCAATTTCTGTTTCAGTTACCTTTTCTGATTAAAGCTGGTGTTTTTGTCTGGCCGAAATGGGGATGGAATGATCCCGGAGTACGAAAAATCAGAACATTGATGATCCCGGCGCTATTCGGTGTGTCTGTTAGTCAAATCAATTTATTGTTTGATACCTTTATTGCCAGCTTCTTGCAAACCGGGTCAATTAGCTGGCTGTATTATTCGGATCGCTTGTTGGAATTTCCGCTCGGATTATTTGGTATCGCCATTGCTACCGTGATTTTGCCGGCATTATCAAGAAAGCATGTCGATGCTGAGCCCATCGGATTTGCGAATACAATGGATTGGGGGGTCCGGATGGTTTGTCTGTTGGGAATCCCTGCCACGCTTGGTTTGATCGTGTTAGCCCAACCGATGATTATGGTCTTGTTTATGCGTGGTGAGTTTACTTTAGTTGATGTACAGCAGGCTGCGCTTTCGCTACAGGCATACGCTTCCGGTCTGTTGTGTTTTATGCTGATCAAAGTTCTGGCTCCGGGATACTACTCTCGTCAAGATACCAAAACGCCCGTCAAATATGGGATTGTGGCAATGGTCACCAACATGTTTTTTAATGCTGTATTTGCTTGGTTTTTCGGTTATGTCGGTTTGGCAATGGCGACTGCATTGTCGGCATTTGTCAATATGGCCTTATTATATCGAGGACTACATTTAGCGGCCGTATATCGGATGCAGCGTTCGACCATTCTATTTGTTGTCCGGATTTTTGTTGCCAGTCTCATCATGAGTGTATGTCTTGCTTTAGGAGCAGACCATCTGGCGGCTTGGGCTGAGTGGGGGACGTTAAAACGGGCGCTTATGTTGGCTGGGTTGATCGTGTCCGGTGCCTGTATTTATGGGGGCGTCAGCTTCATCAGCGGGATTCGGTTGAAAGATATCCGAGTAACCCAATAG
- the ribF gene encoding bifunctional riboflavin kinase/FAD synthetase, whose product MELIRGIHNIRTQHHGCALTIGNFDGVHFGHQQVLRLVSEQARVLGVPSMVMTFEPQPMELFNQHHAPARLTRLRDKFVQLSRLDIDRLLCVNFDHQFAQLDAETFIHDLLVKHLGVKFLVIGDDFCFGRQRRGNFAMLQQAGKKFGFDVVSTQSFCVNRLRVSSTAIREALAHDDLAAAKEMLGRHYSISGRVSHGRKLGRTIGFPTANIPLKRCVSPVSGVYAVQVSGLTETPIHGVANIGHRPTVNGVRQQLEVHLFDFHGNIYGKQLEVALLHKLRGEHKFDSFEALKQQIELDAEAARVWLLQYEG is encoded by the coding sequence ATGGAATTAATCCGAGGTATTCATAACATACGTACTCAGCACCACGGTTGTGCGCTGACGATCGGGAATTTTGATGGTGTCCACTTCGGACATCAACAGGTACTGCGGTTAGTGTCGGAACAAGCCCGTGTATTGGGTGTTCCATCGATGGTGATGACCTTTGAACCACAGCCAATGGAGCTATTTAATCAACATCATGCTCCGGCTCGCTTGACTCGTCTGCGTGATAAATTTGTGCAGTTGAGTCGACTCGACATAGATCGCCTGCTCTGTGTTAATTTTGATCATCAATTTGCCCAGTTAGATGCAGAAACCTTTATTCATGACTTGTTGGTCAAGCACTTGGGTGTTAAGTTTCTTGTCATTGGCGATGATTTTTGTTTTGGTCGGCAACGGCGCGGTAATTTTGCGATGTTGCAACAAGCCGGCAAGAAATTCGGTTTCGACGTGGTTAGTACACAAAGTTTTTGTGTTAATCGCCTTCGGGTTAGTAGTACTGCGATTCGTGAAGCATTGGCGCATGATGATCTTGCCGCTGCCAAAGAGATGCTTGGGCGTCATTACAGTATCAGCGGCCGAGTGTCTCATGGGCGAAAGCTCGGGCGAACGATTGGTTTTCCGACTGCAAATATCCCGTTGAAACGATGTGTTTCTCCTGTTTCCGGGGTGTATGCCGTGCAGGTTTCTGGTCTGACTGAAACACCGATTCATGGTGTTGCAAATATCGGGCACCGACCAACGGTTAATGGTGTCCGCCAGCAACTAGAAGTTCATTTGTTTGACTTTCATGGCAATATTTACGGTAAACAGTTAGAAGTCGCACTTTTACATAAACTTCGAGGGGAGCATAAATTTGATTCCTTCGAAGCATTGAAACAACAAATAGAATTGGATGCTGAAGCTGCAAGGGTGTGGTTGCTTCAGTATGAGGGTTAG